In the genome of Anabas testudineus chromosome 4, fAnaTes1.2, whole genome shotgun sequence, one region contains:
- the serbp1a gene encoding SERPINE1 mRNA binding protein 1a isoform X4: protein MPGQMQEGFGCAIANRFDQLFDDESDPFELLKQAEVKKKKEALAPGAAKTAAQAAKQPKKESQKDRKTPLADKKEETQAPLPLKKDGPGMRRMGRKPEGDGSRPQGGQGEGRPPTDKRPVDRRPPRRFERPAGDSAEKPEGGEFSVEKSVGDRPMRGRGGARGGRGGRGRGMGRSDGFDSRGKREFDRHSGSDRSLKGEEKRGGSGSHNWGTVKDELNELDQSNVTDENPEGEEHPPADSENKENEAEEVKEEGAKEMTLDEWKAMQDKERAKMEFNIRKANEGADWNKGFVLHKSKADGKKDDLIDPEADEPKSEDDHHFRKPANDITSQLEINFGDLGRPGRGRGGPRGGRGGRGRGETTRPVRVGRTDKSSASVPNVDDPEAFPALA, encoded by the exons ATGCCCGGACAAATGCAAGAAGGCTTCGGCTGCGCTATAGCCAATCGGTTCGACCAGTTATTTGACGACGAGTCGGATCCGTTTGAGCTGCTAAAGCAGGCcgaagtgaagaagaagaaggaggctCTCGCTCCTGGTGCCGCCAAGACTGCAGCCCAGGCTGCCAAGCAGCCCAAAAAGGAGTcccagaaagacagaaagacccCGCTGGCTGACAAGAAGGAGGAGACCCAGGCACCGCTCCCGCTCAAGAAGGATG GTCCCGGCATGAGGAGAATGGGCCGCAAGCCAGAGGGTGATGGCTCCAGACCCCAGGGTGGCCAGGGAGAGGGGCGCCCCCCCACAGACAAACGGCCTGTGGACAGGCGGCCCCCTCGCCGTTTTGAGAGGCCTGCTGGTGACTCTGCAGAGAAGCCTGAGGGTGGCGAATTCTCGGTGGAGAA GTCTGTCGGTGACAGGCCGATGAGAGGACGTGGCGGTGCCAGAGGAGGACGTGGAGGCAGAGGACGCGGCATGGGTCGCAGCGATGGCTTTGACTCCCGAGGAAAACGTGAATTTGACAGACACAGTGGCAGCGACCGATC TCTGAAAGGTGAGGAGAAGCGTGGTGGAAGTGGATCTCACAACTGGGGCACAGTCAAGGATGAACTGAA TGAACTTGATCAATCAAACGTCACTGATGAGAACCCTGAAGGAGAGGAGCATCCACCTGCTGACTCGGAGAACaa GGAGAATGAGGCGGAGGAAGTGAAGGAGGAAGGTGCCAAGGAGATGACTCTGGATGAATGGAAGGCCATGCAGGACAAGGAGCGAGCCAAGATGGAGTTCAACATCCGTAAGGCCAACGAGGGAGCTGATTGGAACAAAGGATTTGTGCTGCACAAGTCCAAGGCAGAT GGTAAGAAAGATGATCTAATTGACCCTGAGGCTGATGAACCTAAG TCAGAGGATGATCACCACTTCCGGAAGCCAGCCAATGACATTACGTCTCAGCTGGAGATCAACTTTGGAGACCTGGGTCGTCCAGGCCGTGGACGTGGTGGACCACGTGGTGGCCGAGGCGGTCGTGGCCGCGGCGAAACCACTAGGCCGGTCCGTGTGGGAAGGACTGACAAG TCATCTGCTTCTGTGCCCAACGTGGATGACCCAGAGGCCTTCCCAGCCCTGGCTTAA
- the serbp1a gene encoding SERPINE1 mRNA binding protein 1a isoform X1 → MPGQMQEGFGCAIANRFDQLFDDESDPFELLKQAEVKKKKEALAPGAAKTAAQAAKQPKKESQKDRKTPLADKKEETQAPLPLKKDGPGMRRMGRKPEGDGSRPQGGQGEGRPPTDKRPVDRRPPRRFERPAGDSAEKPEGGEFSVEKSVGDRPMRGRGGARGGRGGRGRGMGRSDGFDSRGKREFDRHSGSDRSSLKGEEKRGGSGSHNWGTVKDELNELDQSNVTDENPEGEEHPPADSENKRENEAEEVKEEGAKEMTLDEWKAMQDKERAKMEFNIRKANEGADWNKGFVLHKSKADGKKDDLIDPEADEPKSEDDHHFRKPANDITSQLEINFGDLGRPGRGRGGPRGGRGGRGRGETTRPVRVGRTDKSSASVPNVDDPEAFPALA, encoded by the exons ATGCCCGGACAAATGCAAGAAGGCTTCGGCTGCGCTATAGCCAATCGGTTCGACCAGTTATTTGACGACGAGTCGGATCCGTTTGAGCTGCTAAAGCAGGCcgaagtgaagaagaagaaggaggctCTCGCTCCTGGTGCCGCCAAGACTGCAGCCCAGGCTGCCAAGCAGCCCAAAAAGGAGTcccagaaagacagaaagacccCGCTGGCTGACAAGAAGGAGGAGACCCAGGCACCGCTCCCGCTCAAGAAGGATG GTCCCGGCATGAGGAGAATGGGCCGCAAGCCAGAGGGTGATGGCTCCAGACCCCAGGGTGGCCAGGGAGAGGGGCGCCCCCCCACAGACAAACGGCCTGTGGACAGGCGGCCCCCTCGCCGTTTTGAGAGGCCTGCTGGTGACTCTGCAGAGAAGCCTGAGGGTGGCGAATTCTCGGTGGAGAA GTCTGTCGGTGACAGGCCGATGAGAGGACGTGGCGGTGCCAGAGGAGGACGTGGAGGCAGAGGACGCGGCATGGGTCGCAGCGATGGCTTTGACTCCCGAGGAAAACGTGAATTTGACAGACACAGTGGCAGCGACCGATC TAGTCTGAAAGGTGAGGAGAAGCGTGGTGGAAGTGGATCTCACAACTGGGGCACAGTCAAGGATGAACTGAA TGAACTTGATCAATCAAACGTCACTGATGAGAACCCTGAAGGAGAGGAGCATCCACCTGCTGACTCGGAGAACaa AAGGGAGAATGAGGCGGAGGAAGTGAAGGAGGAAGGTGCCAAGGAGATGACTCTGGATGAATGGAAGGCCATGCAGGACAAGGAGCGAGCCAAGATGGAGTTCAACATCCGTAAGGCCAACGAGGGAGCTGATTGGAACAAAGGATTTGTGCTGCACAAGTCCAAGGCAGAT GGTAAGAAAGATGATCTAATTGACCCTGAGGCTGATGAACCTAAG TCAGAGGATGATCACCACTTCCGGAAGCCAGCCAATGACATTACGTCTCAGCTGGAGATCAACTTTGGAGACCTGGGTCGTCCAGGCCGTGGACGTGGTGGACCACGTGGTGGCCGAGGCGGTCGTGGCCGCGGCGAAACCACTAGGCCGGTCCGTGTGGGAAGGACTGACAAG TCATCTGCTTCTGTGCCCAACGTGGATGACCCAGAGGCCTTCCCAGCCCTGGCTTAA
- the serbp1a gene encoding SERPINE1 mRNA binding protein 1a isoform X3, with translation MPGQMQEGFGCAIANRFDQLFDDESDPFELLKQAEVKKKKEALAPGAAKTAAQAAKQPKKESQKDRKTPLADKKEETQAPLPLKKDGPGMRRMGRKPEGDGSRPQGGQGEGRPPTDKRPVDRRPPRRFERPAGDSAEKPEGGEFSVEKSVGDRPMRGRGGARGGRGGRGRGMGRSDGFDSRGKREFDRHSGSDRSLKGEEKRGGSGSHNWGTVKDELNELDQSNVTDENPEGEEHPPADSENKRENEAEEVKEEGAKEMTLDEWKAMQDKERAKMEFNIRKANEGADWNKGFVLHKSKADGKKDDLIDPEADEPKSEDDHHFRKPANDITSQLEINFGDLGRPGRGRGGPRGGRGGRGRGETTRPVRVGRTDKSSASVPNVDDPEAFPALA, from the exons ATGCCCGGACAAATGCAAGAAGGCTTCGGCTGCGCTATAGCCAATCGGTTCGACCAGTTATTTGACGACGAGTCGGATCCGTTTGAGCTGCTAAAGCAGGCcgaagtgaagaagaagaaggaggctCTCGCTCCTGGTGCCGCCAAGACTGCAGCCCAGGCTGCCAAGCAGCCCAAAAAGGAGTcccagaaagacagaaagacccCGCTGGCTGACAAGAAGGAGGAGACCCAGGCACCGCTCCCGCTCAAGAAGGATG GTCCCGGCATGAGGAGAATGGGCCGCAAGCCAGAGGGTGATGGCTCCAGACCCCAGGGTGGCCAGGGAGAGGGGCGCCCCCCCACAGACAAACGGCCTGTGGACAGGCGGCCCCCTCGCCGTTTTGAGAGGCCTGCTGGTGACTCTGCAGAGAAGCCTGAGGGTGGCGAATTCTCGGTGGAGAA GTCTGTCGGTGACAGGCCGATGAGAGGACGTGGCGGTGCCAGAGGAGGACGTGGAGGCAGAGGACGCGGCATGGGTCGCAGCGATGGCTTTGACTCCCGAGGAAAACGTGAATTTGACAGACACAGTGGCAGCGACCGATC TCTGAAAGGTGAGGAGAAGCGTGGTGGAAGTGGATCTCACAACTGGGGCACAGTCAAGGATGAACTGAA TGAACTTGATCAATCAAACGTCACTGATGAGAACCCTGAAGGAGAGGAGCATCCACCTGCTGACTCGGAGAACaa AAGGGAGAATGAGGCGGAGGAAGTGAAGGAGGAAGGTGCCAAGGAGATGACTCTGGATGAATGGAAGGCCATGCAGGACAAGGAGCGAGCCAAGATGGAGTTCAACATCCGTAAGGCCAACGAGGGAGCTGATTGGAACAAAGGATTTGTGCTGCACAAGTCCAAGGCAGAT GGTAAGAAAGATGATCTAATTGACCCTGAGGCTGATGAACCTAAG TCAGAGGATGATCACCACTTCCGGAAGCCAGCCAATGACATTACGTCTCAGCTGGAGATCAACTTTGGAGACCTGGGTCGTCCAGGCCGTGGACGTGGTGGACCACGTGGTGGCCGAGGCGGTCGTGGCCGCGGCGAAACCACTAGGCCGGTCCGTGTGGGAAGGACTGACAAG TCATCTGCTTCTGTGCCCAACGTGGATGACCCAGAGGCCTTCCCAGCCCTGGCTTAA
- the serbp1a gene encoding SERPINE1 mRNA binding protein 1a isoform X2 produces MPGQMQEGFGCAIANRFDQLFDDESDPFELLKQAEVKKKKEALAPGAAKTAAQAAKQPKKESQKDRKTPLADKKEETQAPLPLKKDGPGMRRMGRKPEGDGSRPQGGQGEGRPPTDKRPVDRRPPRRFERPAGDSAEKPEGGEFSVEKSVGDRPMRGRGGARGGRGGRGRGMGRSDGFDSRGKREFDRHSGSDRSSLKGEEKRGGSGSHNWGTVKDELNELDQSNVTDENPEGEEHPPADSENKENEAEEVKEEGAKEMTLDEWKAMQDKERAKMEFNIRKANEGADWNKGFVLHKSKADGKKDDLIDPEADEPKSEDDHHFRKPANDITSQLEINFGDLGRPGRGRGGPRGGRGGRGRGETTRPVRVGRTDKSSASVPNVDDPEAFPALA; encoded by the exons ATGCCCGGACAAATGCAAGAAGGCTTCGGCTGCGCTATAGCCAATCGGTTCGACCAGTTATTTGACGACGAGTCGGATCCGTTTGAGCTGCTAAAGCAGGCcgaagtgaagaagaagaaggaggctCTCGCTCCTGGTGCCGCCAAGACTGCAGCCCAGGCTGCCAAGCAGCCCAAAAAGGAGTcccagaaagacagaaagacccCGCTGGCTGACAAGAAGGAGGAGACCCAGGCACCGCTCCCGCTCAAGAAGGATG GTCCCGGCATGAGGAGAATGGGCCGCAAGCCAGAGGGTGATGGCTCCAGACCCCAGGGTGGCCAGGGAGAGGGGCGCCCCCCCACAGACAAACGGCCTGTGGACAGGCGGCCCCCTCGCCGTTTTGAGAGGCCTGCTGGTGACTCTGCAGAGAAGCCTGAGGGTGGCGAATTCTCGGTGGAGAA GTCTGTCGGTGACAGGCCGATGAGAGGACGTGGCGGTGCCAGAGGAGGACGTGGAGGCAGAGGACGCGGCATGGGTCGCAGCGATGGCTTTGACTCCCGAGGAAAACGTGAATTTGACAGACACAGTGGCAGCGACCGATC TAGTCTGAAAGGTGAGGAGAAGCGTGGTGGAAGTGGATCTCACAACTGGGGCACAGTCAAGGATGAACTGAA TGAACTTGATCAATCAAACGTCACTGATGAGAACCCTGAAGGAGAGGAGCATCCACCTGCTGACTCGGAGAACaa GGAGAATGAGGCGGAGGAAGTGAAGGAGGAAGGTGCCAAGGAGATGACTCTGGATGAATGGAAGGCCATGCAGGACAAGGAGCGAGCCAAGATGGAGTTCAACATCCGTAAGGCCAACGAGGGAGCTGATTGGAACAAAGGATTTGTGCTGCACAAGTCCAAGGCAGAT GGTAAGAAAGATGATCTAATTGACCCTGAGGCTGATGAACCTAAG TCAGAGGATGATCACCACTTCCGGAAGCCAGCCAATGACATTACGTCTCAGCTGGAGATCAACTTTGGAGACCTGGGTCGTCCAGGCCGTGGACGTGGTGGACCACGTGGTGGCCGAGGCGGTCGTGGCCGCGGCGAAACCACTAGGCCGGTCCGTGTGGGAAGGACTGACAAG TCATCTGCTTCTGTGCCCAACGTGGATGACCCAGAGGCCTTCCCAGCCCTGGCTTAA